ACGCGGGCGGACGGCGACCCGTCGGTCGCGATATTCGGTGCCGGTGAGAGTGCAAGGTCACCAAGTGGTGAAGCACAAAATATCACGCCGAACGCTCGGTCCCTCGTAATGCGTTTCGGACTGTTTGACCGCTTTTTTGTAAATGCCGAGGCGAGTCCGGACGGTCATAACTGGTCGACCGCCGCATTTTCGAATGATTATGTCGACAAGGCGTTTCGGTGGGATTATTCGGGACGCGGCCGCACCTACGACTACGAGGGATTTAACCGCTTACCGTCATTCAATCCTCCCGGCGGCCAACCGCCCGTCGCACTTCCACCTGTTTTTGATATTCCGGCAACTGCCTCCGACGTGGCAAATTTTCTGAAGCGTTACGTTCCATACCTGAACGGTGCCCGTGATATTGCCGAGCCCGAGTCGCTGTACTTGTGGGACGCAGCAAATCGTGCAGGCCTGAGCTATCGAAATTACGGCGAATTTGTCGGAACCATCTCGGCAGAAGATGTCAGGGAACTAAACACCCGCAAACCCAAGCGGTACCCCGATCTGTCGCCAAACGTTACGGCATTTGCGACCAAGAAGTCACTGGAGGGCCATTTCTCGACTACCGTTCGTAATTTTGACCAGAGCTCGCCCGACAGCTTTACCACCGAATCATATCGGTCAGCACGCACATCCGCAAACACCGTCGATCCGGCTATCACCGACGACAACTCGACCGAAGCATTCCGCGGAACCTCGCGATATGGTGCGTGGGCAGCCGAATTTAGGAGCTTTGTGGCTGATCTGCAAGCCGGGAAGGGCGACCATTTGCCCAATCTCTCGATCATTAAGCTATCTAATGACCATACCAGCGGTCTGCGCAGAGGAACCCCGACCCCACAATTTTACGTTGCCGAAAACGACTACGCTCTTGGCCGTTTGGTCGAAGATGTGTCGAAAAGCCCCTATTGGGCGGATACTGCGATCTTTGTCGTTGAGGACGACGCTCAGGACGGACCTGACCACGTAGACGCGCACCGCTCGCCTGGCTTGGTAATTTCGGCATATAACCGTCCCGGCGCGCTTGTTCACGAATTTCACAATACCGTCAGCCTGATTCGGACAATGGAATTGTGTCTGGGAATATCGCCGATGAACTTCATCGATGCCAACGCAACGCCGATAGACATCTTTACGTCCAAAGCCGACTTGAGGCCTTACGTTGCTGAGTTGCCGATAATTGCACTCGACAATCTCTATCCCCCAACTAGGCCTAATGGCGCGATGGCTTACTATATGGACCTGACTGACCGCCAGGACCTTAAACACGAGGATATGGCAGACCCGCGACAACTTAATGAGATCATATGGTTTTCGGTAAAGGGCGACGTCGAGATGCCGGTTGCGGTGCGGATGCCAGCCTTCGATCTGATGACTGCCGGCGTCAAGCCCGATGATGACGAAAAAAATGAGGCCGATGATGACTAATTAGCGACAAAAACCCGAAGGACTATTGACTGTAGAAATCCGATCACCAGTAGCACGATCATCGCTGAGATATCAAACATTCCGATCGGCGGTATCAAACGCTGGACGGGAATCATTATCGGGTCAGTAACTCGTTTTACAAATCCGAAAAAGGTCTTGGAATTGAATACGAACCACGATGAAATAAACCGTATAAAGATAAAAAGCACGAGAATACTGAGCAGGCCATAGAGTACGAAACCTATAAAAACCTTAGGATTACCATTAGCGACTCCTGCTGTGAGGCCATCGATCACGTAAAACGTATTTCCGATGATCTGCATCGCAAAATAGGTAAATATCAAACCGATAAAGATCGACAGCAACGGTGCCAGTCGAGTGTCTATGCGATACATCGCCAAAAATCTAGCCATCGGATACACCCACTTTTCGGTTGCGCGGCGAACCTTAAATCCGAAACGACCGATCTTGCCGAAAGGGTTGGGGTCAGCGTAATTAAAGACCAACCTTAAGAGCAGTATCCCAAGATAAATACCGAAAAGACTCCAGACCACGATTCTGACGATCGGATAGACCTGTGTAGATAGAAACAAATTCATTACGATTTACCGCGGATATTCACGTTCGCCAAAAATGGCGGTACCGACACGAACAACGGTCGCTCCCTCTTCGATCGCGACCTCAAAATCATTACTCATCCCCATCGACAGATCAGCACGTTGATCCGAAAAGGCATTTTCCGTCGCAAGTTTGTCGCACATCGCTCTCAATCTCTGAAAATATGGCCGCGTTGCCTCAGCATCTTCAAAAAACGGCGGCAGGATCATCAATCCACAAAACTTTAATCGGACGCATCCCTTAAGAAAGCTGACAAGCTTAGGCATTTCACTCTCGCCAATGCCGGATTTTGTCGCCTCTCCCGCAAGGTCAACGTGAACGTACACGCAAAGCTGCTCACGCCCCTCTTCAATGCATATACGCTCAAGTCGCTCAGCCAGTTCGACCGAATCGACAGAGTGTATGACATCAAATAACTGCACCGCCTTACGGGCCTTGTTTGACTGCAAGTGCCCGATCAGATGCCATTCGGCGGCGTTGCGCCCGATCTCAGCGATTTTGCCTTCGGCTTCTTGCACCTTGTTTTCGCCAAACACGGTCGTACCGGCATCGATCGCTTCCAGCAACGCGCTTGCGGGATGCGTCTTACTGACCGCCACCAATTTTATGTCCGCCGGATCGCGACCGACACGGCGTGCCGATGCAGCGATGCGGGCGAGTATTGCGGCAAGGTTGTGTCTAATGTCGGTCGTCACTTACATCAAATATAGCAAACACGTCCGCCTTTCTTGAATTTCCGCGTGCGAATTCGTATCATCAATGTTCGCAACGCGGACGTGGCGGAACTGGTAGACGCGCAGGTCTCAGAAGCCTGTTGCCGCAAGGCAGTGGAAGTTCGATTCTTCTCGTCCGCACCATATCGAGCAAAAGGGATAAAGGATGATGTCCTTTATCCCTTTTGTATTGCGTTCTAAACGGCTTTGCGTAAAACTCAGATCTAATGCGTAACGAATTTATCCAGGCTCTCAAAACTCACCAAACTGCATTTAAGATCAGTCTCGATGACACTCAGATCGATC
This is a stretch of genomic DNA from Chloracidobacterium sp.. It encodes these proteins:
- a CDS encoding YggT family protein; translation: MNLFLSTQVYPIVRIVVWSLFGIYLGILLLRLVFNYADPNPFGKIGRFGFKVRRATEKWVYPMARFLAMYRIDTRLAPLLSIFIGLIFTYFAMQIIGNTFYVIDGLTAGVANGNPKVFIGFVLYGLLSILVLFIFIRFISSWFVFNSKTFFGFVKRVTDPIMIPVQRLIPPIGMFDISAMIVLLVIGFLQSIVLRVFVAN
- a CDS encoding YggS family pyridoxal phosphate-dependent enzyme, producing MRHNLAAILARIAASARRVGRDPADIKLVAVSKTHPASALLEAIDAGTTVFGENKVQEAEGKIAEIGRNAAEWHLIGHLQSNKARKAVQLFDVIHSVDSVELAERLERICIEEGREQLCVYVHVDLAGEATKSGIGESEMPKLVSFLKGCVRLKFCGLMILPPFFEDAEATRPYFQRLRAMCDKLATENAFSDQRADLSMGMSNDFEVAIEEGATVVRVGTAIFGEREYPR